A stretch of Ascochyta rabiei chromosome 6, complete sequence DNA encodes these proteins:
- a CDS encoding Salicylate 1-monooxygenase: MPQKLDILVVGAGLSGLAASIQCALSGHSVTVLESAKELAEVGAGLQLTPNATRLFQNWGVYDSLKDLVCEPTKLTVYNYKGKVLANEDNFDVNIRRKYGAPFSDCHRVDLQQALVKRARELGVAVILDARVTGIDFGQKAGDRAKITVGEKSYDADLVVGADGLWSTCRSTMLGKKDTPLPTGDLAYRIVLNIDQVKSQKLRDMVQNPTCRFWAGPDSHVVAYSIRGGKMYNVVLLVPDDLEEGVARTEGDLDEMRKLFEGWDPVLTEFLECVDKVDKWKLMHREELSSWINPQSNLVLIGDSCHPMLPYLAQGANSSIEDGAVLGLLLGPKHFTDKSQLSDSLKKFEKLRKARGEGIVRETFKQRKDFHMRDGPEQEERDQRMLRQLGQELQGSFPSRWTCPEVQPWLYGYDASKEVEAVTAR, encoded by the exons ATGCCACAGAAGCTTGATATTCTTGTTGTCGGCGCAGGCTTATCCGGCCTCGCAGCATCGATTCAATGCGCGCTTTCAGGACACTCAGTCACAGTGCTCGAGAGTGCGAAGGAGCTTGCTGAAGTCGGTGCCGGACTGCAGCTTACACCGAACGCCACCCGTCTCTTCCAGAATTGGGGTGTATACGACTCACTGAAAGATCTCGTGTGCGAACCTACAAAACTCACTGTGTACAACTACAAGGGCAAAGTTCTCGCAAACGAAGACAACTTCGACGTCAACATAAGACGGAAGTACGGAGCACCATTCTCGGACTGCCATCGTGTGGATTTGCAGCAGGCGCTTGTCAAGAGAGCGAGAGAACTGGGCGTCGCAGTTATCCTTGATGCGCGAGTCACAGGGATAGATTTTGGGCAGAAGGCAGGAGACAGAGCGAAGATTACCGTGGGCGAGAAGTCTTATGACGCAGACTTGGTCGTGGGTGCAGACGGGCTTTGGTCAACGTGCCGTTCTACCATGCTAGGAAAGAAGGATACCCCTTTACCGACCGGCGATCTGGCGTACAGAATCGTCCTCAATATCGACCAGGTGAAGAGCCAGAAGCTTCGAGATATGGTGCAGAATCCTACGTGTCGGTTTTGGGCGGGTCCGGATTCACACGTGGTAGCATACAGCATACGTGGTGGCAAGATGTACAACGTTGTGCTCCTCGTTCCCGACGATCTCGAGGAAGGTGTTGCGAGGACAGAAGGTGATCTCGATGAGATGAGGAAGCTGTTTGAGGGATGGGATCCTGT GTTGACCGAGTTCCTCGAGTGTGTCGACAAAGTCGACAAATGGAAGCTGATGCACCGGGAGGAGCTTTCTTCATGGATCAACCCGCAGTCAAACCTTGTGCTCATCGGGGACTCATGTCACCCTATGCTCCCGTACCTGGCACAAGGCGCAAATTCATCAATCGAGGATGGCGCTGTGCTAGGGTTGTTGTTAGGGCCGAAGCACTTCACCGATAAATCTCAGCTCTCGGATTCGCTGAAGAAGTTTGAGAAGTTGCGAAAAGCAAGAGGCGAGGGCATTGTGAGAGAAACATTCAAGCAGCGCAAAGATTTCCACATGCGCGATGGGCCTGAGCAGGAAGAGCGGGACCAGCGGATGCTGAGGCAACTGGGTCAAGAACTGCAAGGCTCCTTCCCAAGTCGATGGACCTGCCCAGAAGTTCAACCGTGGTTGTACGGCTATGACGCTTCGAAAGAAGTTGAGGCTGTTACGGCAAGGTAA
- a CDS encoding Deoxyribodipyrimidine photo-lyase, with translation MLLIKRPSLVSIARIHRFQAISFRFVAAKAQASKHATRPTPKAQKKPAKMSKRTAYDRDELGHTTTKRAKEVDENLPYDQLKKALGAQEEKNDVTRVVHLFHPKDLRIQDNTALHHASELAQSSKKPLICVYLHCAADESWHGTSPARMDFMCEGLNIMQKELKELNIPLVFLECEDRKRIVPTVVDWLKEHHVSHVFSNHEYEIDEMRRDVQLVKQVGNHVHVSIYHDQTVVEPGTMLTGNGKPMKVFTPYFGKWLDIVKKEPELLDLRPDPKKQSAAIAKELKDLFDTKPPKPGKDKQFENEEDRKRIRKLWPAGHKAGGKRMDAFLKQIKNYKATRSNPAEDSTSRMSAYFSAGMFSVREALRKVSDYNGGSSDFTEGRSKPGVYSWVREIVFRELYRQTTMTTPHTSMNMPQNLKFDFVQWEDDQEGWEKWYKGTTGEPFIDAGMRQLNHEAYMHNRLRMNVSSYLYCNLLIDYRRGERYFAETLIDWDLSNNTQGWEPSYTVFNPVSQAEKNDPDGDYIRRWVPELKDVQGKAIFAPYERLSKEEFEKLGYPKPHVNWKKTKQRCMERFKNDMSGVEP, from the coding sequence ATGCTTCTTATCAAACGTCCGTCTCTGGTATCAATTGCACGTATACATCGTTTCCAGGCAATTTCATTCCGTTTCGTAGCTGCAAAAGCTCAAGCATCGAAGCACGCGACACGACCAACACCCAAAGCTCAAAAAAAGCCAGCCAAAATGTCGAAGCGAACCGCGTACGACCGCGATGAGCTTGGCCATACCACCACCAAGCGCGCAAAGGAGGTTGACGAGAATCTGCCTTATGATCAGTTGAAGAAAGCTCTGGGCGCGCAAGAGGAGAAGAACGATGTCACGAGAGTAGTTCACCTGTTTCACCCAAAGGACTTGCGTATTCAAGACAACACCGCTCTACACCATGCTTCGGAGCTTGCGCAGAGCTCGAAGAAGCCTCTCATCTGCGTATATTTGCATTGCGCAGCGGACGAATCATGGCACGGCACGAGCCCAGCCCGAATGGACTTTATGTGTGAAGGTCTGAACATCATGCAGAAGGAACTGAAGGAACTGAACATTCCGCTGGTATTCCTAGAATGTGAAGACCGGAAGAGGATCGTGCCAACGGTAGTCGATTGGCTGAAGGAACACCATGTGTCACATGTCTTCAGTAACCACGAGTACGAAATTGACGAGATGCGACGCGACGTACAGCTGGTGAAGCAAGTTGGAAACCATGTTCACGTCTCAATATATCACGACCAGACGGTCGTCGAACCGGGGACTATGCTCACTGGCAATGGTAAGCCCATGAAAGTGTTCACACCCTACTTTGGCAAATGGCTCGACATCGTCAAGAAAGAGCCAGAGCTACTTGACCTAAGGCCCGACCCTAAGAAGCAGAGCGCAGCTATCGCTAAAGAGCTCAAGGATCTGTTCGACACAAAGCCTCCAAAGCCTGGAAAAGACAAGCAATTTGAAAACGAGGAGGATAGAAAGAGGATTCGAAAACTATGGCCTGCTGGCCATAAAGCTGGTGGCAAACGAATGGACGCGTTTCTCAAGCAGATCAAGAACTACAAAGCTACACGATCGAATCCAGCCGAGGACTCAACATCACGTATGAGCGCATACTTCTCCGCAGGCATGTTCAGCGTGCGCGAGGCTTTGCGAAAAGTCAGTGACTACAACGGCGGCAGCAGTGACTTCACCGAAGGACGCTCAAAACCTGGCGTCTACAGTTGGGTGCGCGAAATCGTATTCCGCGAACTGTATCGCCAGACAACGATGACGACACCACACACCTCGATGAACATGCCGCAGAATTTGAAATTTGACTTTGTGCAATGGGAAGACGACCAAGAAGGGTGGGAGAAGTGGTACAAAGGAACAACAGGCGAGCCTTTTATCGACGCAGGCATGCGCCAGCTTAATCACGAGGCATACATGCACAATCGCCTGCGCATGAATGTCTCCTCGTACCTCTACTGCAACCTCCTCATCGATTACCGTCGAGGCGAGCGCTACTTCGCTGAGACCCTGATCGATTGGGACCTGAGCAACAACACGCAAGGCTGGGAGCCAAGCTACACAGTCTTCAACCCTGTCAGCCAGGCTGAGAAGAACGATCCAGACGGAGATTACATTAGACGATGGGTGCCTGAGTTGAAGGATGTACAGGGCAAAGCGATCTTTGCGCCATATGAAAGGCTTAGTAAAGAGGAGTTCGAGAAGTTAGGGTATCCGAAGCCGCATGTCAACTGGAAAAAGACGAAGCAAAGGTGCATGGAAAGATTCAAGAACGACATGTCCGGCGTTGAACCTTAG
- a CDS encoding Proteolipid protein 2, giving the protein MQMPDMPINVEVDPNEDTEWNDILRSKGIIPEKPPSPTPMIEEALTEARRLAHENRLEGKELDELAELEDEEDEDFLESYRQKRMNELSAITSASVYNQVYHLQKPDYSRDVTEASQKSHIFVLLTSSTGTNTESRVAMESWTLLAQKFGDVKFCQMRADLCIEGYPDKNTPTVLVYKDGDIKKQIVTLRELNGPRTKAEDWEKVLVDLGAVKIGDGRLSRRPGQDDDEEKTTGIRQGKTMAQANDDDSDWE; this is encoded by the exons ATGCAGATGCCAGATATGCCCATCAATGTCGAAGTCGACCCAAATGAAGACACAGAATGGAACGACATCTTGCGCAGTAAAGGCATCATCCCGGAGAAGCCACCTTCGCCCACGCCTATGATTGAGGAGGCTCTCACAGAAGCGCGCCGACTTGCACACGAGAACCGGCTGGAAGGGAAAGAACTGGACGAACTAGCGGAGCTGGAAGAcgaggaagacgaagacTTTCTGGAAAGCTACAG GCAGAAGCGCATGAACGAGCTATCCGCCATCACCTCGGCCTCAGTATACAACCAAGTCTACCACCTTCAGAAACCCGACTACAGCCGCGACGTGACGGAAGCATCGCAAAAATCCCACATCTTCGTCCTCCTGACCTCCAGCACGGGCACAAACACCGAGTCGCGCGTCGCAATGGAGTCGTGGACGCTGCTGGCGCAGAAATTCGGCGACGTCAAGTTCTGCCAGATGCGCGCCGACCTGTGCATAGAAGGATATCCAGACAAAAACACGCCGACAGTGCTGGTGTACAAAGACGGCGACATCAAAAAGCAGATCGTGACGCTGCGCGAGCTCAACGGCCCGCGGACAAAAGCCGAGGACTGGGAGAAAGTGCTGGTGGATCTGGGCGCTGTTAAGATCGGAGATGGCAGACTGAGCAGGAGACCGGGgcaggacgacgacgaggagaagACGACGGGGATACGGCAGGGCAAGACCATGGCGCAGGCGAACGACGACGATAGCGATTGGGAGTGA
- a CDS encoding Cu-binding protein encodes MSDGGKRGRRNKPWVGPYIRPCAVLPKSNGWMNECTTTPRVTPALDSVCTPAMAAPRRCSARIATAVTGMPTGTFPSSAPSRTCLRQAQRPLQARRPFSHSAQRPLQTRRPFSHSPHRQALKTIDQIKARNKGGPFNLTAALLFVATAGGLWAYFTYEKERMARKRIAEQTKGVGKPKVGGPFELVDQDGNVFSSNDMLGKYSLVYFGFTHCPDICPDELDKMALMYEKVRDKCGNVLLPLMITCDPARDSPAVLKEYLAEFHPDFIGLTGSHEQIKDTCKAYRVYFSTPKDVAPGQDYLVDHSIYFYLMDPEGDFVEAIGRNFTADQAAKVIADHVKDWEKPLKKESRWE; translated from the exons ATGTCTGATGGTGGGAAGAGAGGACGTCGAAACAAGCCATGGGTCGGTCCATATATCCGTCCGTGCGCCGTGCTTCCGAAAAGCAACGGATGGATGAATGAATGCACCACGACTCCCCGCGTCACGCCCGCGCTCGACTCGGTCTGCACACCCGCCATGGCCGCCCCACGCCGATGCAGCGCGCGCATTGCGACTGCCGTCACAGGAATGCCCACCGGCACCTTCCCCTCCAGCGCGCCCTCGCGGACTTGTCTGCGCCAGGCCCAGCGACCGCTGCAGGCACGCCGACCCTTCTCGCACTCGGCCCAGCGCCCGCTCCAGACACGCCGACCCTTCTCGCACTCGCCCCACCGCCAGGCGCTCAAGACCATCGACCAGATCAAGGCGCGCAACAAGGGCGGGCCCTTCAACCTCACCGCCGCGCTGCTCTTCGTCGCCACCGCCGGCGGGCTGTGGGCCTACTTCACGTACGAAAAGGAGCGCATGGCCCGCAAGCGCATCGCCGAGCAGACCAAGGGCGTCGGCAAGCCCAAGGTCGGCGGCCCTTTTGAGCTCGTCGACCAGGACGGCAACGTCTTCAGCTCGAACGACATGCTGGGCAAGTACTCGCTCGTCTACTTTGGCTTCACCCACTGCCCCGACATCTGCCCGGACGAGCTGGACAAGATGGCGCTCATGTACGAAAAGGTGCGCGACAAGTGCGGCAACGTCCTGCTCCCGCTCATGATCACGTGCGACCCCGCCCGAGACAGTCCTGCCGTGCTGAAGGAGTACCTGGCCGAGTTCCACCCGGATTTCATTGGCCTGACGGGGAGCCACGAGCAGATCAAGGACACCTGCAAGGCCTATCGTGTCTACTTCAGCACCCCCAAGGACGTGGCGCCCGGGCAGGACTACCTGGTCGACCACagcatctacttctacctgATGG ACCCCGAGGGTGATTTCGTCGAGGCCATCGGCCGCAACTTCACCGCCGACCAGGCCGCCAAGGTCATTGCCGACCACGTCAAGGACTGGGAGAAGCCGCTGAAGAAGGAGTCGCGCTGGGAGTAG
- a CDS encoding Glutathione transferase gives MPPITLWFLQASRCIRTAWLLEELGLDYDVKFSDRTSASKAPEEFKLGSGNPLGKFPTIKDGDFVV, from the coding sequence ATGCCGCCAATCACGTTGTGGTTTCTACAGGCATCCCGCTGCATCCGCACAGCCTGGCTACTCGAAGAACTAGGACTGGATTACGATGTCAAGTTCTCTGATCGCACATCAGCTTCAAAAGCGCCCGAAGAATTCAAGCTTGGATCCGGTAACCCGCTTGGGAAGTTTCCTACCATCAAAGACGGAGATTTCGTGGTTTAG
- a CDS encoding Glutathione transferase, with protein sequence MPKDDKTRIKVLQWVHAAEATFALHGLAILYARWNIKDAPEGVLEAAEKGMSVNVQNDMSWLESELSLSPGAFLVGDRPTAADIMMHFSATFIIARELGTNGKEWSNINKWLKACEDSDSYKRAVKKTGHSLTHSHGPSTQSK encoded by the coding sequence ATGCCCAAGGATGACAAGACCAGGATCAAGGTCTTGCAATGGGTCCACGCTGCTGAGGCAACATTCGCTCTCCATGGCCTAGCAATTCTGTACGCGCGATGGAACATCAAGGACGCACCCGAAGGAGTTCTTGAAGCGGCCGAGAAAGGCATGTCTGTCAATGTCCAAAATGACATGTCATGGCTGGAGAGCGAACTCTCCCTTTCTCCAGGTGCGTTCCTGGTAGGCGACCGTCCTACTGCGGCAGACATCATGATGCATTTCTCTGCCACCTTCATCATTGCTAGAGAGCTGGGCACGAATGGAAAAGAATGGTCAAACATCAACAAGTGGCTCAAGGCTTGCGAGGACTCAGATAGCTACAAGCGTGCAGTCAAGAAAACGGGACACAGCTTGACCCACAGCCATGGTCCGAGCACTCAGAGCAAGTGA
- a CDS encoding Sorting nexin-3, whose protein sequence is MQSIPDARQQSFEELYGPPENFLEIEVRNPMTHGVGRGMYTTYEIVMRTNIPAFKLKSSSVRRRYNEFEAFRDILERESARVTIPPLPGKVLTNRFSDDVIEHRREGLQRFLQIVVGHPLLQTGSKVLAAFVQDPNWDRHAW, encoded by the exons ATGCAGTCCATACCAGATGCGCGCCAGCAGTCCTTCGAGGAGCTGTACGGTCCCCCTGAGAACTTCCTCGAGATCGAG GTCCGCAATCCCATGACCCACG GTGTCGGCCGCGGCATGTACACAACCTACGAGATCGTCATGCGCACCAACATCCCCGCCTTCAAGCTGAAGTCCTCCTCCGTGCGCCGGCGCTACAACGAATTCGAGGCCTTTAGAGACATCCTCGAGCGCGAGAGTGCGCGCGTCACCATACCGCCGCTGCCGGGCAAGGTCCTGACCAACCGCTTCTCAGACGACGTAATCGAGCACAGAAGAGAGGGGCTGCAGAGGTTCTTGCAGATTGTAGTGGGACACCCGCTGCTCCAGACAGGGAGTAAAGTGCTGGCGGCGTTTGTGCAGG ATCCAAACTGGGACCGACATGCGTGGTGA
- a CDS encoding Cutinase, protein MKYTTASVIALAGAANALPHPILSFPSFSMPSFSLPTGFGGGSSTGGSGLGAGLGGLGSGGSSTGGSGLGAGLGGLGGSGSPFSLPSFSMPTGLGGQGFGLGNLGGGSNIQVTATPTASGATPTKTSSAGGNTGGGAANNGASCGGTGGGSSENGVKGGNCCTDMTVIFARGTGELGNMGTISGPPMVKAIRSKLGADRVTVQGVDYAASAAGNANLGADGGKVMAQYVQQALKQCPSTKVIVSGYSQGGMVVHNAFSNGISASNVAGAVMFGDPLKRQAIPGLSTDKVKQFCGTADQICGGGGDGGATGSHLSYGSVADSAATFAIQAAGLA, encoded by the exons ATGAAGTATACCACTGCATCTGTCATTGCTCTGGCTGGCGCAGCCAATGCTCTGCCTCACCCGATATTGAGCTTCCCCTCCTTCAGCATGCCTTCGTTCTCTTTGCCTACAGGCTTCGGCGGCGGTTCTAGCACTGGAGGAAGTGGACTGGGAGCTGGTCTTGGGGGTCTCGGTAGCGGTGGTTCTAGTACTGGAGGAAGCGGATTGGGAGCTGGTCTTGGGGGCCTCGGTGGCAGCGGCTCGCCTTTCAgcctcccctctttctccatGCCCACGGGCTTGGGCGGACAGGGATTCGGACTGGGTAATCTCGGTGGAGGTTCCAACATCCAAGTCACTGCTACTCCCACTGCTAGCGGTGCCACTCCTACCAAGACTAGCTCTGCTGGCGGCAACACTGGGGGAGGAGCAGCAAACAACGGCGCCAGCTGCGGAGGCACCGGCGGAGGAAGCTCAGAGAATGGCGTCAAAGGCGGTAACTGCTGCACTGACATGACTGTCATCTTCGCTCGTGGAACGGGCGAGTTGGGCAACATGGGTACCATCTCTGGTCCCCCTATGGTCAAGGCGATCAGGTCCAAACTCGGTGCCGATAGGGTCACTGTGCAGGGCGTTGATTATGCTGCATCTGCTGCT GGCAACGCCAATCTGGGTGCTGATGGAGGAAAGGTGATGGCTCAGTACGTCCAGCAAGCACTCAAGCAGTGCCCCAGCACCAAGGTTATCGTCTCGGGCTATAGCCAGGGCGGCATGGTTGTTCACAACGCTTTTTCAAATGGTATCTCTGCTTCCAACGTCGCTGGCGCTGTCATGTTCGGCGACCCATTGAAGCGTCAGGCCATCCCTGGTCTCTCGACCGACAAGGTGAAGCAGTTTTGCGGTACCGCCGACCAGATctgcggtggcggtggtgatggtggcgCCACTGGTAGCCATCTCAGCTACGGCAGTGTTGCGGACTCTGCTGCCACCTTCGCCATCCAGGCTGCCGGTCTTGCTTAG